A genomic window from Camelus ferus isolate YT-003-E chromosome X, BCGSAC_Cfer_1.0, whole genome shotgun sequence includes:
- the UPRT gene encoding uracil phosphoribosyltransferase homolog, whose protein sequence is MATELRCSDSMPCHNQQVSSASTPNPEPQQPGDLISDLAGGNSDSKAKTTVLTGHAHSSVPAEPDPQACGGASLNSESNGGGGNYDTPASDSLLGDCELSRQIGAQLKLLPMNDQIRELQTIIRDKTASRGDFMFSADRLIRLVVEEGLNQLPYKECMVTTPTGYKYEGVKFEKGNCGVSIMRSGEAMEQGLRDCCRSIRIGKILIQSDEETQRAKVYYAKFPPDIYRRKVLLMYPILSTGNTVIEAVKVLIEHGVQPSVIILLSLFSTPHGAKSIIQEFPEITILTTEVHPVAPTHFGQKYFGTD, encoded by the exons ATGGCCACGGAGTTACGGTGTTCAGACTCCATGCCGTGTCACAACCAGCAAGTAAGCTCCGCCTCGACCCCAAACCCCGAGCCGCAGCAACCTGGAGACCTGATCTCGGACCTTGCAGGGGGAAACAGCGACTCCAAGGCCAAGACGACTGTCCTCACCGGGCACGCCCATTCTAGCGTACCGGCTGAGCCGGACCCTCAGGCCTGCGGCGGCGCCAGCCTCAACTCAGAGAGCAACGGCGGCGGTGGCAACTATGACACACCAGCCAGCGACTCCCTCCTAGGTGACTGCGAACTCTCTCGGCAGATCGGAGCTCAGCTTAAGCTGCTGCCTATGAATGATCAGATCCGGGAGTTGCAGACCATCATCCGGGACAA gacagcCAGTAGAGGAGACTTCATGTTTTCTGCTGATCGTTTG ATCAGACTTGTTGTGGAAGAAGGATTGAATCAGCTGCCATATAAAGAATGCATGGTGACCACTCCAACAG GGTACAAGTATGAAGGAGTGAAATTTGAGAAGGGAAATTGTGGGGTCAGCATAATGAGAAGCG GTGAGGCAATGGAACAAGGTTTACGAGACTGCTGTCGATCCATTCGAATTggaaagattctgattcagagtGATGAGGAGACACAAAGAGCCAAAGTATATTATGCCAAGTTCCCCCCAGACATTTACAGGAGAAAAGTCCTTCTGATGTATCCAATTCTCA GCACAGGAAATACCGTAATTGAAGCTGTAAAGGTTCTTATAGAACATGGAGTTCAACCCAGTGTTATTATTCTACTCAGTCTGTTCTCCACTCCTCATG gtgCCAAATCAATCATTCAGGAGTTTCCAGAGATCACAATTTTAACTACTGAAGTTCATCCTGTTGCACCTACACACTTTGGACAGAAATACTTTGGAACAGACTAA